In a genomic window of Niallia taxi:
- a CDS encoding DMT family transporter: protein MIEKRKAYIAATIYAFIIGLSFMFVKITLTAATPLDTLAHRFTTAWLVATVLLVIRKEAIKITKKDVLRISLLAILYPTCFFAFQVFGLVHTSSSEAGIIQATIPIFTLVFASIILKETSTNSQKIAIGLSVAGVIFIMLMNSSGSTNTSFLGTGLILISAITSSLYNVFARKLTQRYSIFTITYFMTLFGFIAFNGIALTNHLLDGTVRQFAEPFKHGDFVLAILYLGILSSLGSSYLSNYALSKIAASKMSVFSNVATLITILAGVIFLKEEFHLYHLAGAIMIVIGVVGTNYFGERGKVKEKKEVI, encoded by the coding sequence ATGATTGAAAAACGAAAGGCATATATTGCAGCAACTATTTATGCATTCATCATTGGGTTGTCATTTATGTTTGTGAAAATTACATTAACTGCTGCTACACCGTTAGATACATTAGCGCATCGCTTTACCACTGCTTGGCTTGTTGCCACCGTGTTGTTGGTGATAAGAAAAGAAGCAATTAAAATAACAAAAAAAGATGTACTGCGGATTTCATTGTTAGCTATACTTTATCCGACATGCTTCTTTGCTTTTCAAGTGTTTGGGTTAGTGCATACTTCCTCTTCGGAGGCTGGTATTATTCAAGCAACAATCCCTATCTTTACGTTGGTTTTTGCAAGTATCATTTTAAAGGAAACTTCCACAAATAGTCAAAAAATAGCAATAGGTTTATCTGTAGCCGGTGTGATTTTTATTATGTTAATGAACAGCTCAGGGAGCACAAATACAAGTTTTCTTGGAACTGGCCTTATTTTAATTTCAGCCATAACGTCTTCACTCTACAACGTATTTGCCAGGAAGCTAACTCAACGCTATTCCATATTCACAATCACTTATTTCATGACATTGTTTGGATTTATAGCCTTTAACGGCATCGCACTGACAAACCACCTATTGGATGGAACAGTCAGGCAATTTGCGGAACCTTTTAAACATGGTGATTTTGTTCTAGCCATCCTTTATTTAGGGATATTGTCTTCATTAGGATCATCCTATCTTTCCAACTATGCCTTATCAAAAATAGCTGCATCAAAAATGAGTGTTTTCAGTAATGTAGCTACACTTATCACGATTTTAGCAGGTGTTATTTTCTTAAAAGAGGAATTTCATTTATACCATTTAGCAGGTGCAATTATGATTGTCATCGGTGTTGTTGGAACCAACTATTTTGGTGAAAGAGGCAAAGTAAAGGAAAAAAAAGAAGTGATATAG
- a CDS encoding LLM class flavin-dependent oxidoreductase has translation MTKKKQIEFGVMLHGPGGHMNAWKDESVPADASVNIEYYQSIIKQAEEAGFTFAFVADGLFINEKSIPHFLNRFEPLTILSALATITKNIGLVGTVSTSYSEPFTIARQFASLDKLSGGRAGWNVVTSPLEGSAENYSKGDHPHHALRYEIAEEYLQVAKGLWDSWDDDAFVRNRKTGQFFDPEKLHTLNHTGKHFSVKGPLNIERSKQGQPVIFQAGSSEAGKNLAAKDADAVFTNSSSFDQAKAFYDDVKNRADQLGRSRDEIKIFPGIHPIAGRTMEEAEEKYAAIQNLVSIEDALNYLGRFFDHFDFSAFPLDEPFPEIGDVGANSFRSTTDSIKKLAKENNLTLREVALQVTTPKSAFFGTYEQVADQLIEWIDGGAADGFIYGAPVLGNGLSDWIEHVLPILENKGYYNKAYTGATLRENLGLAYKHSQYEKQPLNQN, from the coding sequence ATGACAAAGAAAAAACAAATTGAATTTGGTGTTATGCTGCACGGCCCTGGGGGACATATGAACGCATGGAAGGATGAATCTGTACCTGCAGATGCAAGTGTCAATATTGAATATTATCAATCGATCATAAAGCAGGCAGAGGAAGCAGGCTTTACGTTCGCATTTGTGGCAGACGGTTTATTTATAAATGAAAAATCAATTCCTCATTTCTTAAACAGATTTGAGCCGCTAACCATATTATCGGCTCTTGCGACAATTACGAAAAATATTGGTTTAGTTGGGACGGTATCTACTTCTTATAGTGAACCATTTACGATTGCCCGCCAGTTTGCTTCATTAGATAAGCTCAGCGGTGGCAGAGCAGGCTGGAATGTTGTGACATCTCCATTAGAAGGCTCTGCTGAAAATTATAGTAAGGGAGATCACCCACACCATGCGTTGAGATATGAAATTGCCGAAGAGTATCTGCAAGTGGCAAAAGGCTTGTGGGATTCTTGGGACGATGACGCATTTGTAAGAAACCGCAAAACAGGGCAATTCTTCGATCCAGAAAAGCTGCATACATTAAACCATACTGGCAAGCATTTCTCCGTTAAAGGACCGTTAAATATTGAACGCTCTAAACAAGGTCAGCCGGTTATCTTCCAAGCTGGGTCATCGGAAGCAGGAAAAAACCTTGCCGCAAAGGATGCTGATGCTGTTTTTACAAATTCGAGTTCCTTTGATCAAGCAAAGGCATTTTACGATGATGTGAAAAATCGCGCAGACCAGCTCGGCAGAAGCAGGGATGAAATAAAAATTTTTCCTGGCATTCACCCGATTGCAGGCAGAACAATGGAAGAGGCAGAAGAAAAGTATGCGGCAATTCAAAACCTTGTATCAATTGAAGATGCATTAAACTATTTAGGAAGATTCTTTGACCATTTTGATTTCAGTGCTTTTCCACTTGATGAGCCTTTTCCAGAAATCGGGGATGTTGGAGCGAACAGCTTCCGTTCCACAACAGACAGCATCAAAAAATTGGCGAAAGAAAACAACCTGACTTTAAGAGAGGTTGCACTGCAGGTGACAACACCGAAAAGTGCGTTCTTTGGAACATATGAACAAGTGGCAGACCAGTTGATTGAATGGATAGACGGCGGAGCGGCAGATGGCTTCATTTACGGTGCACCTGTACTTGGTAACGGATTATCTGATTGGATCGAACATGTTTTGCCTATTTTGGAAAACAAGGGTTATTACAATAAAGCATATACTGGTGCTACACTCAGGGAGAATTTAGGCTTAGCATACAAGCACAGTCAATACGAAAAACAGCCGCTTAATCAAAACTAA
- a CDS encoding aminotransferase-like domain-containing protein — MLKYESIYQSLLMQIQSGIFATGAKLPSIRNLTEQYHCSKSTVLTALKKLEEQHIIYALPKSGYYVVDNYVFKPSMSTDIIDFASSSPTWHAFPYKEFQHCINKAIDTYQEELFRYGTPKGWPPLIAEAKKLLESYQVFTQEKQIFITTGVQQALSLLSIMPFPNNRSTILVEQPSYHLYMDMLKTFQLPAIGIQRTANGIDLALLEQLFQEKNIKFFYTMPRFHNPLGASYNKKEKEAILQLAEKYNVYIIEDDYIADFETNSKNDPLFTEDYHEKVIYLKSFSKVLFPGLRVGLAVLPPALIDVFQKYKMTTDIDSSMISQAALYLYLKNGMFEHNKTKVRDIYQARAKVLHQSIQDHLSMCESSDEIVMHSHILLPKRVNLPSFISNLHKDGILLDPVNRNYLDNFYNERILKLNVSNVDVQRIDEGVRKVASALKNPQHYFL; from the coding sequence ATGCTTAAATATGAATCAATTTATCAATCACTATTAATGCAAATTCAATCTGGTATTTTTGCAACAGGTGCGAAGCTACCTTCTATTCGAAATTTAACAGAGCAATACCATTGTAGTAAGAGTACGGTATTAACAGCATTAAAAAAACTGGAGGAACAACATATTATTTACGCCTTACCTAAAAGTGGATATTATGTTGTCGATAATTATGTGTTCAAACCCTCAATGTCCACAGATATTATTGATTTTGCAAGCTCTTCTCCCACTTGGCATGCATTTCCTTATAAAGAATTTCAGCACTGTATAAACAAAGCAATTGATACCTATCAAGAAGAACTATTTCGTTATGGAACGCCAAAAGGTTGGCCGCCACTGATTGCAGAAGCGAAAAAATTACTAGAATCCTACCAAGTATTTACGCAAGAGAAACAGATTTTCATAACTACAGGTGTACAACAGGCTCTTTCCTTACTGAGTATAATGCCCTTTCCAAACAACCGATCTACCATTCTAGTTGAACAACCTAGTTATCATTTATACATGGATATGCTGAAAACCTTTCAGCTTCCAGCAATCGGAATTCAACGTACTGCCAATGGTATTGATTTAGCCCTGTTAGAGCAACTATTCCAGGAGAAAAATATTAAATTTTTTTATACAATGCCACGCTTTCATAATCCTTTAGGAGCTTCATACAATAAAAAGGAAAAAGAGGCCATTTTACAATTAGCTGAAAAATATAATGTATACATAATAGAGGATGATTATATAGCTGATTTTGAAACCAACTCGAAAAATGACCCGCTTTTCACCGAGGATTACCACGAAAAGGTGATCTATTTAAAAAGTTTTTCAAAAGTACTATTCCCTGGATTACGGGTTGGATTGGCGGTTCTTCCTCCTGCACTTATCGACGTTTTCCAAAAATACAAAATGACAACTGACATCGACAGCTCGATGATTTCACAAGCTGCCTTATATCTTTATTTGAAAAATGGGATGTTTGAACATAATAAAACAAAAGTTAGAGACATCTACCAAGCACGTGCGAAGGTTTTGCATCAATCCATACAGGATCATTTATCTATGTGCGAATCTTCAGATGAAATCGTCATGCATAGTCATATTTTATTGCCCAAGCGTGTAAATTTACCATCATTTATTTCTAATTTACATAAAGATGGTATCCTTCTAGATCCAGTTAACAGAAATTATTTAGACAACTTTTACAATGAACGAATTTTGAAGTTGAATGTTTCCAATGTTGATGTCCAACGGATTGACGAAGGAGTTAGGAAAGTGGCCAGCGCACTGAAAAATCCGCAGCACTACTTTTTGTAG
- a CDS encoding ABC transporter substrate-binding protein produces the protein MKKTKYKWLSLLLVLFVIAGCSSNTGTTSSSSNTKDAVQDGGTLNIAFQSEPTTLDPQITGNSSVKDATRSIYEKLVILDDSGNVVPDLAEKIDLSDDKKVYTFQLRKGVKFHNGKEMTADDVEASINRWIKLSSLGKTNFIGAEVKKTDDYSVELHLKTPNVNTLALLADPIPAAAVMPKEIIEKAPDEGATEYVGTGPYKVKEWKQNQYLTLEKFADYSSEGRELKKEPHVDEIKISFITDESTRISGLTTGQFDIALGISSDNAQQVEGAQTASIKKAPGGFLGLFYNSQKGFFKELNARKAVNAVINSEDILSSSYGSADFYELTSSIVNKQFPNYYSEAGSAEYNQHDPDKAKEYLKEAGYNGQEIKILTSRDYQDQYNTAVVVQQELEDIGVKVKLEVYDWATFGEKLTDTSSWDLYPVDWAARSTIFQGFWTSYGAPVEESTKYLDAIKASADVEDARPAIDAAQQYVWDTLPFTLIGHKVALNAVANKVEGYEFNLGPVFYNISLKNN, from the coding sequence TTGAAAAAAACAAAGTACAAATGGCTGTCACTATTACTTGTTCTATTCGTAATTGCAGGCTGCAGCAGCAATACCGGCACAACAAGCAGCTCTAGTAATACGAAGGATGCTGTTCAAGATGGAGGAACCTTAAATATCGCTTTTCAAAGTGAGCCTACAACACTTGATCCGCAAATAACAGGAAACTCTAGTGTTAAGGACGCAACTCGCAGCATTTATGAAAAGCTCGTCATTCTCGATGACAGTGGCAATGTTGTTCCTGACTTAGCGGAAAAGATTGATTTAAGCGATGACAAGAAGGTATATACATTCCAATTGCGAAAAGGCGTGAAGTTTCATAATGGCAAGGAAATGACTGCTGATGATGTGGAAGCCTCTATTAATAGATGGATTAAGCTTTCATCGCTTGGTAAAACAAACTTTATTGGCGCAGAAGTGAAAAAAACAGACGACTATTCAGTTGAACTCCATTTAAAAACACCTAATGTTAATACACTTGCACTGCTTGCAGACCCAATTCCAGCTGCTGCAGTAATGCCGAAAGAAATTATCGAAAAAGCTCCTGACGAGGGGGCAACAGAGTATGTCGGTACAGGACCATACAAGGTGAAGGAATGGAAGCAAAATCAATACTTAACTTTAGAGAAGTTTGCTGACTATTCCTCTGAAGGCCGTGAGCTCAAGAAAGAACCTCATGTAGATGAAATCAAAATCAGCTTTATTACAGATGAATCTACAAGAATATCCGGATTAACAACAGGCCAATTTGACATTGCATTAGGAATATCCAGTGATAATGCACAACAAGTGGAAGGAGCACAAACTGCCTCTATTAAAAAGGCTCCTGGTGGATTTCTTGGTCTTTTCTACAATTCCCAAAAAGGTTTCTTTAAGGAGTTGAATGCAAGAAAAGCTGTCAATGCGGTTATAAATTCTGAGGATATCCTTTCCAGCTCTTATGGCAGCGCTGATTTCTATGAGTTGACTTCTTCGATTGTTAATAAGCAATTCCCTAACTATTACAGTGAAGCAGGCAGCGCGGAATATAACCAGCATGATCCAGATAAAGCGAAGGAATATTTAAAGGAAGCCGGCTATAACGGACAAGAAATTAAAATTTTAACTTCCCGTGACTATCAGGATCAATACAATACTGCTGTTGTTGTTCAGCAAGAATTAGAGGATATCGGTGTCAAGGTGAAACTGGAAGTATATGATTGGGCTACATTTGGTGAAAAGTTAACCGACACAAGCAGTTGGGATCTTTATCCTGTAGACTGGGCAGCACGTTCGACAATCTTCCAAGGCTTCTGGACATCATACGGAGCGCCAGTTGAGGAATCTACTAAATACTTAGATGCTATTAAGGCCTCAGCTGATGTGGAGGATGCAAGACCTGCAATTGATGCTGCTCAGCAGTATGTGTGGGATACTCTTCCATTCACTTTAATTGGCCATAAGGTTGCACTAAATGCTGTTGCCAATAAAGTAGAAGGCTATGAATTCAACTTAGGACCAGTCTTCTATAATATCAGTCTTAAAAACAATTAA
- a CDS encoding amidohydrolase: MGLNIVTDNKNELENHLIDVRRNLHNEPELSNQEVETTKKIRQWLENAGIAILDVPLATGVIGEVIGEPDGPVIAIRADIDALPIHEEAVSPFQSSIPGVMHACGHDFHTAVIIGAAYLLKNRQNRIKGTVRLVFQPAEETGHGAKSIIASGGLEGVEAIFGLHNDPLSEVGVFGVKEGVLTAGVDRFEINIKGKGSHAARPQEGIDPIVISAEIISRLQSIVSRQTKPSESVVISVTQMHGGNTWNVIPETAYLEGTVRTLKEEIRQTIQGKIERVIKGITDTYGAEGELVWHAGPPSVNNDSDWTNFARHIAENNGYKVVEVEPTSGGEDFAFYQQSIRGAFVNIGVSGEYGLHHPKYTLNEEAILPAAYYFADLAEQALNKLYVDAIAKDFEPS; the protein is encoded by the coding sequence TTGGGCTTAAATATTGTGACAGATAATAAGAATGAATTAGAAAATCATTTGATTGATGTACGAAGGAATCTCCATAATGAGCCTGAATTATCCAACCAAGAAGTAGAAACAACAAAGAAAATCAGACAGTGGCTTGAGAATGCAGGGATTGCCATTCTTGATGTGCCATTAGCTACAGGTGTTATTGGAGAGGTGATTGGTGAGCCTGATGGGCCTGTCATCGCGATCAGAGCAGATATTGATGCCTTGCCAATTCATGAAGAAGCGGTGAGTCCTTTTCAATCAAGCATTCCTGGTGTTATGCATGCATGTGGTCATGATTTCCATACTGCCGTCATTATTGGTGCTGCTTATTTGTTGAAAAACAGACAAAACAGGATAAAGGGGACAGTCAGACTTGTATTTCAACCAGCAGAAGAGACTGGTCATGGTGCTAAATCTATCATTGCTTCAGGGGGATTGGAAGGAGTCGAGGCTATATTTGGTCTTCATAATGACCCTTTAAGCGAAGTAGGCGTCTTCGGAGTAAAGGAAGGTGTCCTAACAGCAGGTGTTGACCGCTTCGAGATTAACATCAAGGGCAAAGGCAGCCATGCGGCACGACCGCAAGAAGGAATAGACCCTATCGTTATTTCTGCTGAAATCATTTCAAGATTACAGTCGATTGTAAGCAGGCAAACAAAACCAAGTGAAAGTGTCGTAATCAGTGTTACACAAATGCATGGTGGCAACACATGGAATGTCATTCCTGAAACAGCTTATTTAGAAGGAACTGTCAGAACATTAAAGGAAGAAATCCGGCAAACGATACAAGGGAAAATTGAACGGGTAATTAAAGGGATAACAGATACCTATGGAGCAGAAGGCGAATTAGTTTGGCATGCAGGACCGCCATCTGTTAATAATGATTCAGATTGGACCAACTTTGCCAGACATATTGCCGAAAACAATGGCTATAAAGTAGTTGAAGTGGAACCAACATCAGGAGGAGAAGATTTCGCCTTTTATCAACAGAGCATACGAGGTGCATTTGTTAATATCGGCGTTTCCGGAGAATACGGTCTGCATCATCCGAAGTATACGCTTAATGAAGAGGCAATATTGCCAGCAGCCTATTATTTTGCCGATTTGGCAGAGCAGGCATTAAATAAGTTATATGTAGATGCAATCGCAAAGGACTTTGAACCAAGCTAA